In Paenibacillus phoenicis, one genomic interval encodes:
- the glsA gene encoding glutaminase A: MAVNEWEQLKLHLDKWVEECRETSAAGKVAEYIPELSKAKPDMLGIHILDAKGRSISAGEAQDSFTMQSISKVFTLILALMDHGESAVFSKVGMEPTGDHFNSIMKLELVQPAIPFNPLINAGAIVVSSMIKGENAEAKSARILAFFRELAGNPNLEYDMQVYISESKTAHLNRSIAYFLLDKGVLGCGVDEVLDIYFRHCAIKVCCADLARMALVLAFDGKDPLTGKTLIPRRYVQIAKTFMVTCGMYNGSGEFAIEAGLPAKSGVSGGILTLVPGRYGIGVVGPALNSKGNSIAGVQLIERLSQTLDWSLF; this comes from the coding sequence ATGGCTGTGAATGAATGGGAACAACTGAAGCTCCACCTGGATAAGTGGGTGGAAGAGTGCCGAGAAACCAGCGCTGCAGGCAAGGTTGCGGAGTATATCCCTGAGCTGTCAAAGGCGAAGCCGGATATGCTCGGGATTCATATCCTGGATGCCAAGGGGCGATCCATCTCCGCAGGCGAAGCCCAGGACAGTTTTACGATGCAGAGCATTTCGAAGGTGTTCACGTTGATTCTGGCGCTCATGGACCATGGGGAATCCGCGGTATTTTCCAAGGTAGGCATGGAACCGACCGGCGATCACTTTAACTCCATCATGAAGCTGGAGTTGGTGCAGCCGGCGATTCCGTTTAACCCGTTAATTAATGCCGGCGCTATCGTGGTATCCTCCATGATTAAAGGGGAGAATGCGGAGGCGAAATCGGCGCGGATCTTGGCTTTCTTTCGCGAGTTGGCCGGCAATCCCAACCTGGAATACGATATGCAAGTATACATTTCAGAATCGAAGACGGCGCATTTGAACCGATCAATCGCTTATTTTTTGCTGGATAAAGGAGTGTTGGGCTGCGGCGTTGATGAGGTGCTGGACATCTACTTCCGCCATTGCGCGATTAAGGTCTGCTGCGCGGATTTAGCGCGGATGGCGCTGGTCCTGGCCTTCGACGGGAAGGACCCCTTGACGGGCAAGACGCTGATACCTAGAAGGTATGTGCAAATCGCCAAGACGTTTATGGTCACCTGCGGGATGTACAACGGGTCCGGGGAATTTGCCATCGAAGCTGGGCTTCCGGCGAAGAGCGGCGTATCCGGCGGGATCTTGACGCTTGTGCCCGGACGTTACGGGATTGGTGTGGTCGGGCCCGCACTCAATTCCAAAGGCAATAGCATTGCGGGCGTGCAATTAATTGAACGGCTGTCGCAAACGTTGGATTGGAGCCTATTTTAA
- a CDS encoding ABC transporter substrate-binding protein: protein MFKWKRLLTTLVAVTMVGALAACGGGTNGNAAKPAGAAGEGNAATSTGSEPVKLRIMWWGAQERHEATLAALDLYTKNHPNVTFEPEYSGMDGYLDKLSTQAAAKNAPDIIQLDPGWTPDWASRKQLAPLDGVDVSKIDPKLLAGGQLDGTQYAVPLGSVAFGMIYDKAALDKLGVKNPENGWTWDDFFALAKELKGKLPSGQYFTKDYAANYFMYSAYQYSKGKGTVITEDGKFNIDEASFLEWTKHFEELRNEGLVPPADVNSSDKEFDPQMDLMVAGKILFRYSFSNNYGAWDSIKPGAYALVTMPRAEEAGGWLKPSMYLAVSDNSEHKAEAVEFINWFVNDPEASKILKTSRGLPVNKDNAAALESSMSDVDKVGMELLRATEKDGQTWTAGAGGWTNYIDKDFPLVHDQLSFGKITPEEAYKQLKEAAMAYE from the coding sequence ATGTTTAAATGGAAGCGTTTACTGACGACGCTGGTAGCGGTTACCATGGTTGGGGCGCTGGCTGCCTGCGGCGGCGGTACGAACGGTAATGCAGCTAAACCGGCAGGAGCGGCTGGGGAAGGCAATGCCGCAACTAGCACGGGCAGTGAGCCGGTGAAACTGCGGATTATGTGGTGGGGGGCGCAGGAACGGCATGAAGCCACCTTGGCAGCCCTTGATTTGTACACGAAAAACCATCCGAACGTCACCTTTGAACCGGAATACTCCGGGATGGACGGTTACTTGGACAAGCTGTCAACCCAGGCAGCGGCGAAAAATGCGCCGGACATCATCCAACTCGATCCAGGCTGGACACCGGACTGGGCGAGCCGCAAGCAATTGGCTCCTCTGGATGGGGTTGACGTATCGAAGATCGATCCGAAGCTGTTAGCCGGCGGACAACTGGATGGAACGCAATACGCTGTTCCTCTTGGTTCGGTGGCATTCGGTATGATTTATGATAAAGCCGCGCTGGACAAGCTGGGCGTCAAAAATCCGGAAAACGGCTGGACTTGGGATGATTTCTTCGCACTGGCGAAGGAGCTGAAAGGCAAGCTGCCAAGCGGTCAGTATTTTACAAAAGATTATGCAGCCAACTACTTCATGTACTCGGCTTATCAGTATAGTAAAGGCAAAGGAACGGTCATTACGGAGGATGGGAAGTTTAACATCGATGAAGCTTCCTTCCTGGAATGGACCAAGCATTTTGAAGAGCTGCGCAACGAAGGGTTAGTACCGCCGGCGGACGTCAACTCCTCTGACAAAGAGTTCGATCCGCAAATGGACCTGATGGTTGCCGGAAAAATTTTGTTCCGTTACAGCTTCTCCAACAACTACGGTGCATGGGACAGCATCAAGCCAGGCGCTTACGCGCTCGTTACGATGCCGCGAGCCGAGGAAGCCGGCGGTTGGCTGAAGCCGTCGATGTACCTGGCCGTGTCCGACAACTCCGAGCATAAGGCAGAGGCAGTAGAGTTTATCAACTGGTTCGTCAATGATCCGGAAGCTTCGAAAATCCTGAAAACCTCGCGGGGCTTGCCGGTCAACAAGGATAACGCGGCAGCGCTGGAATCCAGCATGAGCGATGTGGATAAGGTAGGCATGGAGCTGCTCCGCGCTACTGAGAAAGACGGCCAAACTTGGACGGCCGGTGCAGGGGGCTGGACGAACTATATCGATAAGGACTTTCCTCTGGTACATGATCAGCTGAGCTTTGGCAAGATCACTCCAGAAGAAGCCTACAAGCAGTTGAAAGAAGCAGCTATGGCTTACGAATAA
- a CDS encoding Nif3-like dinuclear metal center hexameric protein: MLRIQDVLDRLTAAQPTVDGLVCGKPETQVRGIAVTFMATQSAIEQAASLGANLLISHEGVFYSHRPDGNKLLEEDPVARHKLQRLKELDLAIYRYHDGIHRETPDGITAGLIEELGWQDAVGEYRPASAVLDLPAATLKDLVSLLKRKLNLPFIRFTGNPDMGCRKVGVLVGYRGGGELAIPLLGEVDLIIAGEGPEWEAPEYVRDAVYQGREKAMIFLGHGPSEAPGMRRLAGKLRMAFPTLPVHVIENETLFQWR; encoded by the coding sequence ATGCTGCGCATCCAAGATGTTCTGGACCGGCTAACAGCGGCCCAGCCTACCGTGGACGGTTTAGTCTGCGGCAAGCCGGAGACACAAGTGCGCGGAATCGCCGTCACGTTTATGGCAACGCAATCAGCCATCGAGCAGGCGGCTTCGCTGGGAGCGAACCTGTTGATTTCGCATGAAGGGGTATTTTACAGCCATCGACCGGACGGGAACAAGTTGCTGGAAGAGGATCCCGTTGCCCGGCATAAGCTGCAGCGACTGAAGGAGCTGGACCTTGCGATTTATCGGTATCATGACGGCATTCACCGAGAGACGCCGGACGGCATTACGGCCGGGTTGATCGAGGAGCTCGGTTGGCAGGATGCAGTAGGGGAATATCGCCCGGCTTCCGCAGTGTTAGATCTGCCAGCAGCGACCCTTAAGGATTTGGTCAGCTTGTTGAAACGGAAGCTGAATCTTCCGTTTATCCGATTCACGGGCAATCCGGATATGGGATGTCGGAAGGTCGGAGTGCTGGTTGGCTACCGGGGCGGCGGCGAGCTGGCAATCCCGCTGCTGGGAGAGGTCGACTTGATCATCGCCGGCGAAGGCCCGGAATGGGAAGCGCCCGAGTATGTACGGGACGCCGTTTATCAAGGCCGGGAGAAGGCGATGATTTTCCTTGGCCACGGTCCCAGCGAAGCACCTGGAATGAGGCGGTTAGCCGGCAAGCTCCGCATGGCTTTCCCGACCCTTCCGGTGCATGTGATCGAAAATGAAACGTTATTTCAATGGAGATGA